One Thermofilaceae archaeon DNA segment encodes these proteins:
- a CDS encoding HEPN domain-containing protein, protein MSGEYVELLKRRSRSMLRLAKQLLFSGEYDLAVLNAEYAARLLVKAILYRVAGEEVRGHSIRALIGLLVSVLEEKGFRKEAEELIEYVRRNRRVIAELEEGHVRSIYGVFSYSREQAGKLVEAAESIVGVLEKIEKEVFG, encoded by the coding sequence GTGAGTGGCGAGTACGTGGAGCTTCTTAAGAGGAGATCGCGATCCATGCTCAGACTAGCTAAGCAGCTCCTTTTTAGTGGCGAATACGACTTGGCAGTTCTGAACGCGGAGTACGCCGCTCGGTTACTCGTTAAAGCGATCCTGTACAGAGTCGCTGGCGAAGAGGTGAGGGGGCATAGCATCCGGGCACTGATTGGGCTTTTGGTCTCCGTTCTCGAGGAGAAGGGGTTCCGCAAGGAGGCGGAGGAGCTCATCGAATACGTAAGGAGGAACAGGAGGGTCATAGCGGAGCTTGAGGAAGGCCACGTGCGCTCAATCTACGGAGTCTTCAGCTACAGCAGGGAGCAGGCGGGGAAGCTCGTAGAGGCTGCTGAAAGTATTGTCGGTGTGCTCGAGAAGATCGAGAAGGAGGTGTTCGGGTGA
- a CDS encoding nucleotidyltransferase domain-containing protein, whose protein sequence is MLRALVRWKMYLGVVVEAVARAAPGARAYLTGGAAEGRLTALSDVDVVVVLPREPTFEEAVELRAKIHEEMDKLGVPLNLPVELHIVGPESAKRYRVLIPLAHPSEGA, encoded by the coding sequence ATGCTTAGGGCACTGGTTCGCTGGAAAATGTACCTAGGCGTCGTAGTTGAAGCCGTAGCCCGCGCTGCACCTGGCGCCAGGGCTTACCTGACGGGTGGAGCTGCGGAGGGGAGGCTCACAGCTTTGAGCGATGTTGACGTGGTTGTAGTGCTGCCGCGCGAACCGACGTTTGAGGAGGCTGTGGAGCTGAGGGCTAAGATCCACGAGGAGATGGATAAGCTGGGAGTACCTCTAAACCTACCCGTAGAGCTGCACATCGTCGGGCCCGAAAGCGCCAAGCGGTACCGCGTGCTGATCCCGCTGGCCCACCCCAGCGAAGGGGCCTAG
- a CDS encoding ABC transporter ATP-binding protein — MLECRDLWVSYPGTGVVLKGVSLRLKRGEIAFVIGPNGAGKTTLLLTLAGLLKPDRGEVLLDGRSLWEQIPGARRRIGVLFQNPDDQLFNPTVRDELFFTLNQLGLPEGEKRERVQKVAQELGVAHLLDRPTFALSAGEKKRVALASILVYEPEILLLDEPTANLDPATTALLVSTVCKARSKGKAILIATQDTTLAESLADRVILLNEGTIAWEGPPPLPREVLERSGMLAHFTPCS; from the coding sequence GTGCTCGAGTGCAGGGATCTGTGGGTGAGCTACCCCGGTACCGGGGTCGTCCTGAAGGGGGTGTCGCTGCGTCTTAAGCGGGGCGAGATCGCGTTCGTGATCGGCCCCAACGGAGCCGGAAAGACGACACTCCTCCTCACCCTCGCCGGCCTGCTGAAGCCCGACCGCGGCGAAGTGCTCCTGGATGGGAGGAGCCTCTGGGAGCAGATACCCGGGGCTCGAAGGAGGATTGGGGTCCTCTTCCAGAACCCTGACGATCAGCTCTTCAACCCGACCGTGAGGGATGAGCTCTTCTTCACGCTAAACCAGCTGGGTCTACCGGAGGGCGAGAAGCGGGAGAGGGTTCAGAAGGTTGCGCAGGAGCTGGGCGTCGCTCATCTGCTCGACCGCCCCACCTTCGCCCTTAGCGCGGGTGAGAAGAAGCGCGTCGCGCTCGCCTCCATCCTGGTGTACGAGCCGGAAATCCTCCTCCTCGACGAACCAACCGCTAACCTCGACCCTGCGACCACAGCCCTGCTCGTCTCGACGGTATGCAAAGCTAGGAGCAAGGGCAAAGCCATCCTCATCGCGACGCAAGACACTACGCTAGCTGAGAGCCTCGCCGATCGAGTGATCTTGCTCAACGAGGGTACCATCGCGTGGGAAGGGCCTCCACCCCTTCCCCGCGAAGTGCTTGAGAGAAGCGGGATGCTCGCGCACTTTACCCCCTGCAGCTGA
- a CDS encoding CbiQ family ECF transporter T component, with amino-acid sequence MRYRPLAPALLEQLGAILDELSSTGKPPADPWIVLLSGLLLNVVASFARSPLVPVLALAFGALLSSISRKLKAWLKTTLLVAAFTSVVAAPAALQGGLPEALLLLARASGAAGAFIGAVASLGWFWLLFGLSQLRLLNPLTWQLWLTIRMIPAFSRAAARMLAAREARVFVSSRKAALEAAGSTLGDLLLEGYRRARALSMAVAARAFVDKPQPLNFRPRLSWSEAALMGYAALTTALFIAGA; translated from the coding sequence GTGAGGTACCGGCCTTTAGCCCCAGCGCTCCTCGAGCAGTTGGGCGCGATTCTCGACGAGCTGAGCTCGACGGGGAAGCCTCCGGCGGACCCGTGGATCGTCCTCCTCTCGGGCTTGCTACTGAACGTAGTGGCGTCCTTCGCTCGCAGCCCGTTGGTACCAGTGCTGGCGCTGGCCTTCGGAGCCCTCCTCTCATCGATCTCGCGTAAGCTTAAGGCTTGGCTGAAGACTACGCTGCTCGTAGCGGCCTTCACTTCGGTTGTAGCGGCTCCAGCGGCTTTGCAGGGAGGGCTACCTGAGGCCTTACTACTACTGGCTCGGGCTTCCGGCGCGGCAGGAGCCTTCATTGGAGCTGTGGCTTCCCTAGGCTGGTTCTGGCTGCTCTTCGGGTTGAGCCAGCTCAGGCTCCTCAACCCTTTGACTTGGCAGCTGTGGTTGACGATCCGGATGATACCCGCGTTCTCAAGGGCTGCGGCGAGAATGCTGGCGGCACGCGAAGCGAGAGTATTCGTCAGCAGCAGGAAGGCTGCGCTTGAGGCAGCCGGCAGCACGCTGGGGGATCTGCTGCTCGAAGGCTACAGGAGGGCGAGGGCCTTATCCATGGCTGTGGCAGCAAGGGCTTTCGTGGACAAGCCCCAACCGCTCAACTTCCGGCCGCGCTTGAGCTGGAGTGAGGCTGCGCTCATGGGCTACGCTGCGTTGACCACCGCGCTCTTCATCGCGGGTGCGTGA
- a CDS encoding PDGLE domain-containing protein, translated as MRALKEHRRALTVIIVLALASPIFGVFLSELVGYHEPLDLAAALLGLEELTEKITWTPLADYTVPGLPDWLGYAVSGLLGAALVLALGYLFLKLLK; from the coding sequence ATGCGCGCGCTTAAGGAGCATAGGAGAGCTCTCACCGTGATCATAGTGCTCGCGCTCGCCAGCCCCATCTTCGGCGTGTTCCTGTCCGAGCTCGTGGGTTACCACGAACCCCTAGACTTAGCCGCCGCGCTTCTAGGCCTCGAGGAGTTGACGGAGAAGATCACGTGGACCCCGCTCGCGGATTACACGGTGCCGGGGCTTCCGGACTGGCTCGGCTACGCGGTTTCCGGCTTGCTCGGCGCAGCCCTAGTCCTCGCCTTAGGCTACCTGTTCCTCAAGCTGTTGAAGTGA
- a CDS encoding energy-coupling factor ABC transporter permease, whose product MHIPDGYLDPVSCAATYLITLVFAFFAVKRAKLEGEERKHLLPVLAAAIFVAQMLNWPLPGGTSLHFLGAALAGILLGPWLGFLTMTLVLLVQTLVFHDGGITTLGANLLNMAVVAVLTGYYVYKALPERFGAARPFLAGWLSVTLAGLACGIELGLSAQFLYGLAVTVPVMAGWHAVLGVIEGAATAAVYSYLRGRLPLSAGSR is encoded by the coding sequence GTGCACATCCCGGACGGCTACTTGGACCCGGTTAGCTGCGCTGCCACGTACCTGATCACCCTAGTTTTCGCGTTTTTTGCGGTCAAGAGGGCCAAGCTGGAGGGGGAGGAGCGGAAGCATCTACTGCCTGTCCTAGCGGCAGCCATCTTCGTGGCCCAGATGCTCAACTGGCCTCTGCCCGGAGGTACCTCCCTCCACTTTCTCGGCGCCGCGCTAGCCGGCATCCTGCTGGGCCCCTGGCTCGGCTTCCTCACGATGACGCTGGTGCTGCTAGTTCAAACGCTCGTGTTTCACGACGGTGGGATCACAACATTGGGGGCGAACCTGCTCAACATGGCTGTGGTAGCCGTGCTCACGGGATACTACGTCTACAAGGCCCTCCCCGAGCGTTTTGGTGCGGCAAGGCCGTTCCTAGCGGGCTGGCTCAGCGTTACCTTGGCCGGTTTAGCGTGCGGGATCGAGCTGGGATTGTCGGCACAGTTCCTCTACGGCCTAGCGGTTACGGTTCCGGTGATGGCTGGGTGGCACGCGGTGCTCGGGGTAATCGAAGGGGCCGCCACAGCGGCCGTGTACTCGTACTTGAGGGGGCGCCTACCTCTTTCGGCGGGATCAAGGTAG
- a CDS encoding GDP-mannose 4,6-dehydratase produces the protein MSGGLLVVTGGAGFIGSHLVDHLVARGWRIRVVDNLSSGTLDNIKHHLESSNVEFLKLDLKSPEEAYEAVKGAQAVFHLAANPEVRVSTTNPEVHFSENVVATFNLLEAMRKSGVRDLVFASSSSVYGEPDEIPVGEDAPVRPVSVYGASKAACENLMHAYSRLYGIRVVVLRYANVVGPRLRHGAVYDFIVKLRGNPSVLEILGDGTQTRSYIHVSDAVEATITAWEKSAGGYEVYNVASEDWITVREVAEIVVGAMGLRRVEFVYKPVLHGVGWPGDVKRVALKIEKLKSLGWKPKLKSREAVAEAARSILREIQKA, from the coding sequence ATGAGCGGTGGGCTACTCGTTGTCACCGGAGGGGCGGGGTTTATTGGGAGCCACCTGGTGGACCACTTGGTCGCGAGGGGTTGGCGGATCCGCGTCGTTGATAACCTCAGCAGCGGAACCCTTGATAACATCAAGCATCACCTCGAGAGCAGCAACGTTGAGTTCCTGAAGCTGGATCTAAAGAGCCCTGAGGAGGCATACGAGGCTGTCAAGGGGGCTCAGGCGGTTTTCCACCTGGCTGCGAATCCGGAGGTGCGCGTAAGCACGACGAATCCGGAGGTGCACTTCAGCGAGAACGTCGTAGCCACCTTCAACCTCCTCGAGGCTATGAGGAAGAGCGGCGTTCGCGACCTAGTCTTCGCCTCGTCGAGCAGTGTCTACGGGGAGCCGGACGAGATCCCCGTGGGTGAAGATGCGCCTGTGAGGCCCGTTTCCGTCTACGGGGCGAGCAAAGCCGCCTGCGAGAACCTAATGCACGCGTACTCCAGGCTCTACGGCATCAGAGTTGTGGTGCTCCGTTACGCCAACGTTGTTGGACCGAGGTTGAGGCACGGAGCCGTTTACGACTTCATAGTCAAGTTGAGGGGGAATCCCAGCGTGTTGGAGATCCTGGGCGACGGGACGCAAACCCGCAGCTACATCCACGTTAGCGACGCAGTGGAAGCGACGATTACAGCGTGGGAGAAGTCGGCGGGGGGCTATGAAGTGTACAACGTGGCTAGCGAGGATTGGATAACGGTTAGGGAGGTTGCTGAAATTGTTGTGGGCGCTATGGGGTTGAGGCGCGTAGAGTTCGTCTACAAGCCGGTTCTACACGGTGTGGGGTGGCCTGGCGACGTCAAGCGCGTCGCGTTGAAGATCGAGAAGCTCAAGAGCCTCGGATGGAAACCCAAGCTGAAGAGCAGGGAAGCTGTAGCCGAAGCTGCGAGAAGCATCCTGCGCGAAATCCAGAAGGCCTAG
- a CDS encoding 2-hydroxymuconate tautomerase family protein, whose protein sequence is MPVVHVYVWKGLSDEAKRRIIAGITRVFTDLGIPESAVEVLIHEVPKENWGVGGVQASEKFKGVQQP, encoded by the coding sequence ATGCCTGTCGTGCACGTCTACGTGTGGAAGGGTCTATCGGACGAGGCGAAGAGAAGGATTATCGCCGGTATAACTAGGGTGTTCACCGACCTGGGAATTCCTGAAAGCGCTGTAGAAGTGCTAATACACGAAGTTCCGAAGGAGAACTGGGGGGTAGGCGGCGTTCAAGCCAGCGAGAAGTTCAAGGGGGTGCAGCAGCCTTAG
- a CDS encoding ABC transporter ATP-binding protein: protein MLAIVARELRKSYVVRTRKGLLTWEKKVVEALKGVSLTVKKGEILGVLGHNGAGKSTLVKILATLLLPDSGEAEILGLDLVRERDEVRRIIGVSLSVEKGFFPRLTARENLKYFGMLYGLSGRELDRRVKEALEALSLQKHADKMYEELSLGMKARLSIARALLHDPEVLILDEPTLGLDPVTARRVRALLVNLARSQGKTILLTTHNMAEAEAVCDRVAIMSEGRIVAVDSVEGLRRRVSGTVFLELRLPSWESSQAISLLKRMPEVTVSAVHKGAQADRVLISAPLSGADEALINILRALRSSGYKVRGVSLREPTLEDVFIELVGAR, encoded by the coding sequence ATGCTCGCGATCGTAGCTCGTGAACTCAGAAAATCGTATGTCGTCCGCACGAGGAAAGGCCTGCTCACGTGGGAGAAGAAGGTAGTCGAGGCGCTGAAAGGAGTCTCGCTCACCGTCAAGAAGGGCGAGATTTTGGGGGTTCTGGGCCATAATGGGGCTGGCAAGAGTACACTCGTGAAGATACTAGCCACGCTCCTGCTGCCGGACAGCGGCGAGGCCGAGATTCTCGGCCTCGACCTGGTTAGGGAGAGAGATGAGGTTAGAAGGATCATCGGCGTATCCCTTAGCGTCGAGAAGGGTTTCTTCCCGAGGTTGACGGCACGAGAGAACCTGAAGTACTTCGGAATGCTTTACGGTTTGAGTGGGAGAGAGCTCGATAGAAGGGTGAAAGAAGCTCTTGAGGCGCTAAGCTTGCAGAAGCACGCAGACAAAATGTACGAGGAACTCTCGTTGGGCATGAAGGCCAGGCTGAGCATCGCTAGGGCCCTCCTTCACGACCCTGAAGTGCTAATCCTGGATGAGCCTACGCTTGGCCTCGACCCCGTGACGGCTAGGCGCGTGAGAGCCCTTCTCGTCAACCTAGCTCGTAGCCAGGGCAAGACCATCCTGCTGACCACGCACAACATGGCGGAGGCCGAGGCTGTTTGCGATAGAGTCGCGATAATGAGCGAGGGGAGGATAGTCGCTGTTGATTCAGTTGAGGGGCTTCGACGAAGGGTGAGCGGCACAGTTTTCCTGGAGCTTAGGCTGCCTAGCTGGGAGAGCTCGCAAGCGATATCCCTCCTAAAGAGGATGCCGGAGGTGACGGTGTCCGCCGTTCACAAGGGGGCTCAAGCCGACCGAGTGCTCATCTCCGCACCGCTCTCGGGAGCCGACGAGGCGCTAATCAACATCCTCCGCGCTCTGAGGAGCTCCGGGTACAAGGTGAGGGGTGTCAGCTTGAGGGAGCCAACGCTTGAGGACGTCTTCATCGAGCTCGTCGGTGCGAGGTGA
- a CDS encoding DegT/DnrJ/EryC1/StrS family aminotransferase — MPIARPLMGEEELEAVRRVLESGIIAHGPEVESFEREFAEYVGVEYAVAVANGTAALDLVLKAYGIAPGDEVITTPFTFVATANAILYQGAKPVFADIDPKTYNIDPNSVLESITPRSKAIIVVHLYGQPADMKALREIADDHKLILIEDAAQAHGAEFEGKKAGSLGDAAIFSFYATKNMTTGEGGMVTTNDRRIAERVKLLRDHGQAEKYLHVELGYNLRMTSIQAAIGRVQLRKLDRFNEIRRRNAKFLTESLSSIRGLTPPYEDPRVKHVYHQYVVRVEDEFPLTRDELKEFLAERGVGTAIHYPLPVFMQPLYRRLGYPSDMCPNSIEASRRVLSLPVHPALAEQQLRYVVDCLKEAASREHR; from the coding sequence GTGCCCATCGCCAGGCCCCTCATGGGCGAGGAGGAGCTTGAGGCTGTGAGAAGGGTTCTCGAGAGCGGGATCATCGCTCACGGCCCTGAGGTTGAGAGCTTCGAGAGGGAGTTCGCTGAGTACGTGGGCGTCGAGTACGCCGTGGCCGTGGCGAACGGCACAGCGGCCCTCGACCTGGTGCTGAAGGCTTACGGCATAGCGCCGGGCGACGAGGTCATCACAACCCCCTTCACGTTCGTAGCCACTGCCAACGCGATCCTCTACCAGGGGGCGAAGCCGGTCTTCGCCGATATCGACCCTAAGACCTACAACATCGACCCCAACAGCGTCCTCGAATCGATCACTCCGCGCTCGAAAGCTATCATTGTAGTGCACTTGTACGGGCAGCCCGCCGACATGAAGGCGCTAAGGGAGATAGCCGACGACCACAAGCTGATTCTAATCGAGGACGCGGCGCAAGCCCATGGAGCCGAGTTCGAGGGGAAAAAGGCCGGCTCCCTCGGTGACGCGGCGATCTTCAGCTTCTATGCCACGAAGAACATGACGACCGGTGAGGGGGGTATGGTGACCACGAACGACCGGAGGATTGCCGAGCGCGTAAAGCTGCTGAGGGACCACGGGCAAGCCGAGAAGTACCTCCACGTCGAATTAGGGTACAACTTGAGGATGACCAGCATCCAGGCGGCAATAGGCCGCGTCCAGCTCCGCAAGCTCGACCGCTTCAACGAGATTAGACGGAGAAACGCTAAATTCCTTACCGAGAGCCTTTCGAGCATCCGGGGCCTCACCCCACCTTACGAGGACCCCAGGGTTAAGCACGTCTACCATCAGTACGTGGTTCGGGTCGAGGACGAGTTCCCGCTAACACGAGACGAGCTGAAGGAGTTCCTCGCGGAAAGGGGTGTGGGTACCGCGATCCACTACCCCCTCCCCGTGTTCATGCAGCCCCTGTACAGGCGGCTCGGATACCCCTCGGACATGTGCCCCAACTCAATCGAAGCCAGCAGGAGGGTTCTCAGCCTCCCAGTGCACCCGGCCCTCGCCGAGCAGCAACTGAGGTACGTAGTCGATTGCCTCAAGGAGGCTGCCTCGAGAGAGCATCGATAG
- a CDS encoding MBL fold metallo-hydrolase: protein MGSANRVVFSFMGGACVVLTVQDCTLVFDPADHLSDDDIVKLRGTVITLFTHHLDDHFHERTVMKLVEMKSSLIVGTSEVCRAVASFVPSIKLMELKPRRGFRVGELRIYALEGKHEVPTNLYYVTWGPSVLFAGDTGYVPLQKLKANLAFLPAGGSAFSTPESASMMATEVGAQLVVPVHCSLEEAKRLAELLAGKTTVVILRPREVYEATL from the coding sequence GTGGGATCCGCGAATCGCGTGGTTTTCTCCTTCATGGGGGGAGCCTGCGTGGTGCTTACGGTTCAGGATTGCACGCTCGTGTTCGACCCCGCCGACCACCTCTCGGACGATGACATTGTTAAGCTGAGGGGGACGGTGATCACCCTGTTTACGCACCACCTGGACGATCATTTCCACGAGAGGACGGTCATGAAGCTCGTGGAGATGAAGAGCTCGCTGATCGTGGGTACCAGCGAGGTTTGCAGAGCTGTAGCGAGCTTCGTACCCTCGATCAAGCTGATGGAGCTGAAGCCGAGGCGCGGTTTCAGAGTCGGCGAGCTAAGGATCTACGCGCTTGAGGGTAAGCACGAGGTCCCCACAAACCTGTACTACGTGACTTGGGGGCCATCCGTGCTATTCGCGGGCGACACGGGTTACGTGCCGCTTCAGAAGTTGAAGGCTAACCTAGCTTTCCTGCCCGCGGGAGGCTCGGCTTTCTCAACGCCTGAGAGCGCTTCGATGATGGCCACAGAAGTGGGAGCCCAGCTCGTCGTACCCGTTCACTGCAGCTTGGAGGAGGCAAAGCGGTTAGCCGAGCTGCTCGCTGGCAAAACCACCGTCGTCATCCTCCGACCCCGCGAAGTCTACGAAGCGACGCTGTAG
- a CDS encoding nucleotide sugar dehydrogenase, protein MIERDRVAVYGMGYVGKAVAAVFLRAGFRVVGVDVSEERVSELNRGVVRYAESKVREAILMGLREGRFQATSDGVEASSRCRVKIITVPVHLRSDGTPDFASLEAAVEAAGRGAREGDLVVVESSVPPGTTLEVVAPTLEKASGLNVGDELLLAYSPERVYVGRAVEDIEERYPKVVAGVGPRSAEAARALYERVARKGVIVMTSPTAAEFEKLAEGVYRDVNIALANELAKLAAALGIDYSEVRAAANSQPYCHLHMPGVGVGGYCIPVYPRFLIHVARRLGLELPLIELARQINLSMPGYTAELVDIVARELGSLKPRIAVLGLAFRGGIDDTRLSPTYDLIDHLMKKGYELITVHDPYVAEDRTLRDLGLPLTHDLAEAVRGKEVVVIATDHPEYADLTPTLLKKLAGTDRLAIVDGRLVVKEWRSPPKGVIYVGVGRPLVKASA, encoded by the coding sequence GTGATCGAAAGGGATCGAGTAGCGGTTTACGGGATGGGATACGTTGGGAAAGCCGTAGCGGCGGTCTTCCTGAGAGCGGGTTTCCGGGTCGTAGGTGTTGATGTATCGGAGGAGCGTGTTAGCGAGCTAAACAGGGGGGTTGTCAGGTACGCTGAATCGAAGGTTCGCGAAGCCATCCTAATGGGGCTGCGGGAGGGCAGGTTTCAAGCTACGTCCGACGGCGTAGAAGCGTCGAGTAGGTGCAGGGTCAAGATAATCACCGTCCCCGTACACCTTCGATCTGACGGCACACCGGATTTCGCAAGCTTAGAAGCTGCGGTTGAAGCCGCTGGCAGAGGTGCCCGGGAGGGGGATCTCGTCGTCGTGGAATCCTCTGTGCCACCAGGCACGACTCTGGAGGTTGTTGCACCAACCCTCGAGAAGGCTAGCGGGCTCAACGTTGGAGACGAGCTCCTCCTAGCTTACAGCCCCGAACGGGTCTACGTGGGCAGAGCGGTCGAAGATATCGAGGAGAGATACCCCAAAGTCGTGGCCGGTGTGGGGCCCCGTAGCGCCGAAGCCGCCCGCGCCCTCTACGAGAGGGTGGCTAGGAAGGGGGTGATCGTAATGACCAGCCCGACGGCCGCCGAGTTCGAGAAGCTGGCCGAGGGTGTTTACAGGGACGTGAACATCGCACTCGCCAACGAGTTGGCCAAGCTGGCTGCGGCTCTGGGTATCGACTACTCGGAGGTGAGGGCGGCTGCAAACAGCCAGCCCTACTGCCACTTGCACATGCCGGGCGTAGGTGTCGGGGGCTACTGCATACCGGTCTACCCGCGCTTCCTAATCCACGTGGCCAGGAGGCTTGGGCTCGAGTTGCCCCTCATCGAGCTTGCACGGCAGATCAACCTATCCATGCCGGGGTACACAGCCGAGTTAGTGGATATCGTCGCGCGAGAGCTGGGGTCGCTCAAACCGAGGATCGCTGTACTGGGGCTAGCGTTCAGAGGCGGGATAGACGACACCCGCCTCTCTCCCACGTACGATCTCATCGACCACCTCATGAAGAAGGGTTATGAGCTGATCACCGTCCATGACCCCTATGTTGCGGAGGATCGGACTCTGAGGGATCTTGGACTCCCCCTTACCCACGATCTCGCGGAGGCGGTCAGGGGGAAAGAGGTAGTCGTCATAGCGACCGATCACCCCGAATACGCGGATCTCACTCCGACGCTCCTGAAGAAGCTAGCCGGAACCGATCGACTGGCGATAGTTGACGGGCGGCTCGTGGTCAAGGAGTGGCGATCACCCCCAAAGGGCGTTATCTACGTCGGGGTCGGCAGGCCTCTCGTGAAAGCCTCCGCCTAG
- a CDS encoding flippase-like domain-containing protein: protein MAPSPVKASILLAIAVGAVLVTLAFILSDPWAVVIRIANANPLYVALACLFDFASIAFFAFAWVAAAKAAGVEIGFIDGFVASVLGLIADKLVASASVSGELVRLAYVRSKRNAGYAEFLATIVVHRFLYNVAFILLLAAASIDIAARGALPQAVSIVTAMAILSTLIASYVLVRPESLKGVSRRLARYADRLVARLYNVHSLNLGERVDSFVEAVAMSVRGAWGRKGYMILATVLMLFQWLAGALELNVLFTAVGYDVDFWVVLLSFPLHCYLTALPVGIPAALGVTEVGTLVILSALGVERSAAMAVTILVRFVEVWFELALGAIVAAAAGVTLLTSRLEWTQNLLASPEVVHGGSRN, encoded by the coding sequence GTGGCGCCGTCACCGGTTAAAGCGAGCATCTTGCTAGCGATCGCTGTTGGCGCAGTGCTCGTAACCCTAGCCTTCATCTTGAGCGACCCTTGGGCAGTGGTTATCAGGATAGCCAACGCAAACCCCCTGTACGTTGCGCTAGCCTGCCTCTTCGATTTCGCATCGATCGCCTTCTTCGCCTTCGCTTGGGTCGCTGCAGCGAAGGCCGCCGGCGTCGAGATAGGCTTCATTGACGGTTTCGTAGCCTCAGTGCTCGGCCTGATAGCTGATAAGCTGGTGGCTTCAGCGTCGGTCTCCGGGGAGCTAGTTCGCCTCGCTTACGTCAGGAGCAAGAGGAACGCGGGGTACGCCGAGTTCCTAGCGACGATCGTCGTCCACCGCTTCCTCTACAACGTCGCGTTCATCCTCCTCCTAGCTGCCGCCTCGATCGATATTGCGGCTAGGGGGGCCCTTCCGCAGGCCGTTTCGATCGTGACCGCGATGGCGATCCTCAGCACCCTCATCGCATCTTACGTGCTCGTAAGGCCTGAGAGCCTGAAAGGGGTCTCTCGGAGGTTGGCTAGGTACGCCGATAGGCTCGTAGCCCGCCTCTACAACGTCCACAGCCTGAACTTAGGGGAGAGGGTTGACAGCTTCGTTGAAGCAGTCGCCATGTCCGTTAGAGGGGCTTGGGGGAGGAAGGGTTACATGATTCTTGCAACAGTGCTCATGCTCTTCCAATGGCTGGCCGGAGCGCTTGAGCTGAACGTCCTCTTCACCGCTGTAGGGTACGATGTCGACTTCTGGGTCGTCCTGCTATCGTTTCCGCTCCACTGCTACCTGACAGCTCTACCCGTGGGGATTCCCGCCGCGCTCGGCGTTACAGAGGTTGGAACCCTAGTCATCCTCAGCGCTCTCGGCGTAGAAAGGTCGGCGGCGATGGCCGTGACGATACTGGTTCGGTTCGTTGAAGTTTGGTTTGAGCTCGCTTTAGGCGCAATTGTGGCAGCCGCTGCAGGAGTCACCCTGCTGACATCGCGGCTCGAATGGACGCAAAACCTTCTAGCGAGCCCAGAGGTGGTCCACGGTGGAAGTAGAAATTGA
- the cyaB gene encoding class IV adenylate cyclase, producing MEVEIEVKARADPENVREKLAKLGARLLGIETQEDIYFEHPCRSMLEVDEALRLRVAEGRVELTYKGPRSHSLAKSRLEITVGLDDAQAAKLLLEQLGFREAVKVRKRRESYALGRITVALDEVEGLGFFVEVEGDSESEVLSILSELGAVEIVKETYAELAAKLLAQRRPS from the coding sequence GTGGAAGTAGAAATTGAAGTGAAGGCTAGGGCGGATCCGGAAAACGTGCGAGAAAAGCTGGCGAAGCTCGGCGCCCGACTACTTGGGATCGAAACGCAGGAGGACATCTACTTCGAGCATCCATGCCGCAGCATGCTCGAGGTAGACGAGGCTCTCAGGCTACGCGTGGCAGAGGGGAGGGTTGAACTCACCTATAAGGGTCCTCGGTCGCATAGCCTGGCGAAGTCGAGGCTGGAGATCACAGTCGGGCTTGACGATGCGCAGGCCGCTAAACTCCTGCTTGAACAGCTGGGGTTCAGAGAGGCCGTAAAGGTGAGGAAGAGGCGGGAATCGTACGCGCTAGGCAGAATCACCGTGGCTCTCGATGAGGTAGAGGGGTTGGGCTTCTTCGTTGAGGTGGAAGGGGATAGCGAGAGCGAGGTGCTATCGATACTTTCTGAGCTCGGGGCTGTTGAGATCGTGAAGGAGACCTACGCGGAGCTAGCAGCCAAACTTCTGGCTCAGCGCCGCCCCTCCTAA